A window of the Kosakonia sp. BYX6 genome harbors these coding sequences:
- the ggt gene encoding gamma-glutamyltransferase: MTFNWHNPYRMVRTPVFARNVVSTSHPLAAQAGHRVLLDGGNAVDAAIATAATLTIVEPVSNGLGSDAFALVWADGQLHGLNASGPAPSAWDVNYFRQRYGEDAQGLARRPERGWDAVTVPGAIAGWDALHRRFGKLPFSRLLESAIELAERGVTLAPMVARKWQAAVPALENQPGFAQAFMPAKRAPHTGELFRFPAAAKALRLLADQGARAFYEGEIADATVRWAQKNGGSLTLTDLAQYQPEWVTPISQRYRGYDVHELPPNGQGIAALIALGILEQFDLTAFELDSVEAQHLQIEAMKLAFADVYRYVADPTSMEVTPEQMLERGYLQQRAAQIDMTRASTPTAGLPRSGGTVYLTTADEHGMMVSFIQSNYMGFGSGVVVPAFGISLQNRGAGFSSDPRSANVVQPGKRPFHTIIPAFLTKDGQPQMSFGVMGGDMQPQGHVQTLVRMLDYQQQPQAACDAPRWKLNRDFSLDLESHFDPQVAAQLQARGQRLHTIDDAYMDFGAGQFIWRLSDDAHHGYVAASDSRRDGQAIGF, from the coding sequence ATGACCTTTAACTGGCATAACCCATACCGCATGGTGCGCACCCCGGTGTTCGCGCGTAATGTGGTTTCTACCTCGCACCCATTGGCGGCACAGGCCGGTCACCGCGTCTTGCTCGACGGCGGCAACGCGGTGGATGCCGCCATCGCCACGGCCGCGACACTGACCATTGTCGAACCGGTCTCCAATGGACTGGGCAGCGATGCGTTTGCGCTGGTGTGGGCGGACGGGCAATTACACGGTTTGAACGCCTCCGGCCCGGCGCCGTCAGCCTGGGATGTTAATTATTTTCGCCAACGCTACGGCGAGGATGCGCAAGGGCTGGCGCGACGCCCGGAGCGCGGTTGGGATGCGGTAACGGTGCCGGGCGCGATTGCCGGTTGGGACGCCCTGCACCGCCGTTTCGGCAAACTGCCCTTCTCGCGCCTGCTGGAGAGCGCCATCGAACTGGCTGAGCGCGGCGTTACGCTGGCACCAATGGTGGCGCGCAAATGGCAGGCGGCGGTGCCGGCGCTGGAAAATCAACCGGGTTTCGCGCAGGCTTTTATGCCTGCCAAACGCGCGCCGCACACCGGCGAACTGTTTCGCTTTCCCGCCGCCGCCAAAGCGTTACGGTTGCTGGCGGATCAGGGCGCACGCGCGTTTTACGAAGGAGAAATTGCCGACGCGACGGTGCGCTGGGCGCAAAAAAATGGCGGCAGCCTGACACTCACCGATCTGGCGCAGTATCAGCCAGAATGGGTGACGCCAATAAGCCAGCGCTATCGCGGGTATGACGTACATGAGTTGCCGCCGAACGGCCAGGGGATCGCGGCGCTGATTGCGCTCGGCATCCTTGAACAGTTCGATCTCACCGCGTTTGAACTGGACAGCGTGGAAGCGCAGCATCTGCAAATCGAAGCGATGAAACTGGCCTTCGCCGATGTTTACCGCTATGTCGCCGACCCAACGTCGATGGAGGTGACGCCGGAGCAGATGCTGGAGCGTGGTTATCTGCAACAGCGCGCAGCACAAATTGATATGACGCGCGCCAGCACGCCGACGGCGGGCCTTCCGCGCAGCGGCGGCACCGTTTACCTCACCACCGCCGACGAGCACGGCATGATGGTGTCGTTTATTCAGTCCAACTACATGGGCTTTGGTTCGGGCGTGGTGGTGCCGGCGTTTGGCATCAGCCTGCAAAACCGTGGCGCGGGTTTCTCCAGCGATCCACGTTCTGCCAACGTGGTGCAGCCGGGCAAACGCCCGTTTCATACCATTATTCCGGCGTTTCTCACCAAAGACGGCCAGCCGCAGATGAGCTTCGGCGTGATGGGCGGCGATATGCAACCGCAGGGCCATGTGCAGACGCTGGTCAGAATGCTGGATTACCAGCAGCAACCGCAGGCCGCCTGTGACGCGCCGCGCTGGAAACTTAACCGCGATTTCTCGTTAGATCTGGAAAGCCATTTCGACCCACAGGTTGCCGCGCAGTTGCAGGCGCGGGGTCAGCGGCTGCATACCATTGACGATGCGTATATGGATTTTGGCGCCGGGCAGTTTATCTGGCGTTTGTCTGACGATGCGCACCACGGTTATGTGGCAGCAAGCGACAGTCGGCGTGATGGGCAAGCGATCGGTTTTTAA
- a CDS encoding class I adenylate-forming enzyme family protein, which translates to MADNLGVFSPELRNSERAAFITPLDDHHQQEISFRQLDMQADAIGISLQQFGWPQGARVAILARNSIDYIASLLGIMRAGLVAVPINFRFPVETINRILVDSGSRMLLGDSDQLARLEGDIPRVAFGEELAQRQRVGERPAFIPGDDDLALLLYTSGSTGMPKGVRLTHASHRWVVETRLAQRELSGERVLIAAPFYHMNALALALLTLASHVTTVLLPQFAARNYLQAVHRYRCTWLTAVPPMLAMMLRETDLRETCDLSCVRVIRMGSAPVSDSLDSALRQWLPQARIINAYGTTEGGPVVFGPHPDGTPTPAGSPGYPHPAVSVRLRNSAGDPADEGVLEMKSPALMQGYHQRPDVAAPFSADGFYITGDVFRRDAQGFYWFVGRHDDMFVCGGENIWPGEVEKLLERHPQVQQACVVPVLDDIKGQKPVAWVIPRAGEDVTPHALKSWALEHGPAYLHPRHIWLTDHFPLAGTNKVDRRVLQTAAEQRLQGKVHDL; encoded by the coding sequence ATGGCTGATAACCTGGGTGTTTTTTCCCCCGAATTACGTAACAGCGAACGGGCAGCGTTTATCACCCCGCTTGATGATCACCACCAACAGGAGATCAGCTTTCGCCAGCTTGATATGCAGGCGGACGCCATCGGCATTAGCTTGCAGCAATTCGGCTGGCCGCAAGGCGCGCGGGTAGCAATCCTTGCGCGCAACTCCATTGACTATATCGCCAGCCTGCTTGGCATCATGCGCGCGGGCCTGGTGGCGGTGCCGATCAATTTCCGTTTTCCGGTCGAGACCATCAACCGCATTCTCGTGGACAGCGGCAGCCGCATGCTGCTGGGCGATAGCGATCAGCTTGCGCGTTTAGAGGGCGACATCCCGCGCGTGGCCTTCGGCGAGGAACTGGCGCAACGGCAACGCGTGGGCGAACGCCCGGCGTTTATTCCCGGTGACGACGATCTGGCGCTGCTGCTTTATACCTCCGGCTCCACCGGCATGCCGAAAGGTGTGCGTCTCACTCACGCCAGCCACCGCTGGGTGGTTGAAACCCGGCTGGCACAGCGGGAGCTGAGCGGCGAGCGCGTGTTGATTGCCGCGCCGTTTTACCATATGAACGCCCTTGCGCTGGCGTTGTTAACCCTTGCCAGCCATGTCACTACCGTTTTATTGCCGCAGTTTGCCGCGCGCAATTATTTGCAGGCGGTGCACCGCTATCGCTGCACCTGGCTGACCGCCGTACCGCCGATGCTGGCGATGATGCTGCGCGAAACGGATTTACGCGAAACCTGCGACCTTTCATGTGTGCGGGTGATCCGCATGGGTTCCGCCCCGGTGAGCGACAGCCTCGACAGCGCATTACGCCAGTGGTTACCGCAGGCGCGCATTATCAACGCCTACGGTACCACCGAAGGCGGCCCGGTGGTGTTTGGCCCGCACCCGGATGGCACCCCAACACCTGCCGGTTCACCGGGTTACCCGCACCCGGCGGTCAGCGTGCGGTTGCGTAATAGCGCGGGCGATCCCGCCGATGAAGGCGTGCTGGAGATGAAAAGCCCGGCGCTGATGCAGGGTTACCACCAGCGCCCGGATGTCGCCGCCCCCTTCAGTGCTGACGGCTTCTACATCACCGGCGATGTCTTTCGCCGTGACGCGCAGGGTTTTTACTGGTTTGTCGGTCGCCACGACGACATGTTTGTCTGCGGCGGTGAAAACATCTGGCCAGGCGAAGTTGAGAAACTACTTGAGCGCCACCCGCAGGTACAACAAGCCTGCGTGGTGCCGGTGCTTGATGACATCAAAGGGCAAAAACCGGTGGCGTGGGTGATCCCGCGCGCGGGCGAAGATGTTACGCCGCACGCGCTCAAAAGCTGGGCGCTGGAACATGGCCCGGCCTATCTGCACCCGCGCCATATCTGGCTGACCGACCATTTCCCGCTGGCGGGCACCAATAAAGTCGACCGCCGGGTGTTGCAGACCGCCGCCGAACAACGATTACAGGGGAAAGTGCATGACCTTTAA
- a CDS encoding VOC family protein, with amino-acid sequence MNLKLDHVVINSHFALEECAGWFRALGFALTPKGYHTLGSINHLIMFNDHYLELIGLPESGETRREELLATPPGLDGLVFASDDAQATENALRAAGFNVQPPRHFSREVVSGEARGEARFTTVRLAPDTFSAGRVYFCQHHTPEWVWRDEWLQAGAIRELTIVAQDIAATRAQYAQLGDSDLLRVLSYDDWRADYAALLPLDGQRESLFAAVKISGRDLNDVATAARELNLPQASHNGQLRVAIPALTLVLEFIDG; translated from the coding sequence ATGAACCTGAAGCTCGATCATGTGGTTATCAACAGCCACTTCGCGCTGGAGGAATGCGCGGGCTGGTTCCGGGCGCTGGGGTTTGCCCTCACGCCTAAGGGCTACCACACGCTCGGTTCGATTAACCATCTGATCATGTTTAACGACCACTATCTTGAGCTGATTGGTTTGCCCGAAAGCGGCGAAACGCGGCGCGAAGAGTTACTCGCCACCCCTCCGGGCCTCGACGGCCTGGTGTTTGCCAGTGACGACGCCCAGGCAACAGAAAACGCGCTGCGCGCGGCAGGCTTCAATGTGCAGCCACCGCGCCACTTTTCCCGCGAGGTGGTCAGCGGCGAGGCGCGCGGTGAGGCGCGCTTTACCACCGTGCGCCTTGCCCCCGACACCTTCAGCGCCGGGCGGGTCTATTTCTGTCAGCACCATACGCCAGAGTGGGTGTGGCGCGACGAGTGGCTGCAAGCGGGTGCCATTCGCGAATTGACGATTGTGGCGCAGGACATTGCCGCGACCCGTGCGCAGTATGCGCAGCTTGGCGACAGCGATTTGCTGCGCGTGCTGAGTTACGACGACTGGCGCGCTGACTACGCGGCGCTGCTGCCGCTCGACGGGCAGCGGGAAAGCCTGTTTGCCGCCGTCAAAATATCGGGGCGTGATCTGAATGACGTAGCCACGGCAGCGCGAGAACTTAACCTGCCGCAGGCATCTCACAACGGGCAACTGCGTGTGGCAATCCCCGCGCTGACCCTGGTGCTGGAGTTTATTGATGGCTGA
- a CDS encoding PaaI family thioesterase, whose translation MNAQEIEQKLLQGPYHQWLGLKVQSAGEGEITLLAPFREEWVVNAAGGYIHGGILATLIDLAADWALVAWTGKGVPTLNVHVDYHRPARGDLTVKAKVIKRGKLASSAEAWVYDAEGQLVASGRGLYATPAQVGAA comes from the coding sequence ATGAACGCGCAGGAAATCGAACAAAAGTTACTGCAAGGCCCGTATCACCAGTGGCTGGGGCTGAAAGTCCAGAGCGCGGGCGAAGGCGAAATCACTCTGCTGGCGCCCTTTCGCGAAGAGTGGGTGGTGAACGCGGCGGGCGGGTATATCCACGGCGGCATTCTCGCCACACTCATTGATTTAGCCGCCGACTGGGCGCTGGTCGCGTGGACGGGCAAAGGCGTGCCGACGCTCAATGTCCATGTGGATTATCACCGCCCTGCCCGTGGCGATCTGACGGTGAAAGCGAAAGTCATCAAACGCGGCAAACTGGCCTCCAGCGCCGAAGCCTGGGTGTATGACGCCGAAGGGCAATTGGTTGCCAGCGGGCGCGGCCTTTACGCTACTCCGGCGCAAGTGGGGGCGGCATGA
- a CDS encoding zinc-binding dehydrogenase: MKALVLQQHGGLEQLQIDNHKAQPQAQAGHVVVRVGAASFNYHDVFTVQGMPGIKVPLPVVPGLDLAGTIDSIGEGVSGWHVGDRVLVNPLKPGVGLMGEMTDGGMAEYALVDARQLIAIPQGVSVEAAAALPVAYGTAHRMLITHNTIKAGDRVLILGASGGVGTACVVLAKHLGAEVIACAGSDEKAAALKALGADRVVNYREQDFSRWAIEQYGKPQRRTYEGGVDVVINFTGGDTWRPSLKCLKRGGTLLVCGATAGYDPQEDLRYVWSFELNIKGSNSFYAEDLTALLEMVANEQIKPLIDRVLPLEEAAEGLRLIRDREVLGKVIVKP, from the coding sequence ATGAAAGCGCTGGTATTGCAACAACACGGTGGCCTTGAGCAACTGCAAATCGATAACCATAAGGCACAGCCGCAGGCGCAAGCCGGGCACGTGGTCGTGCGCGTCGGCGCGGCCTCGTTTAACTATCACGATGTGTTCACCGTACAAGGCATGCCGGGCATCAAAGTGCCGCTGCCGGTGGTGCCAGGGCTGGATCTGGCGGGCACCATCGACAGCATCGGCGAAGGTGTCAGCGGCTGGCATGTCGGCGATCGGGTGCTGGTCAACCCGCTGAAACCGGGTGTCGGGCTGATGGGCGAAATGACCGACGGCGGCATGGCGGAATATGCGCTGGTCGATGCCCGCCAGCTTATCGCCATCCCGCAGGGAGTCAGTGTTGAAGCCGCCGCCGCGCTGCCGGTGGCCTATGGCACCGCGCACCGGATGTTGATCACCCACAACACCATTAAAGCGGGCGACCGGGTGCTGATCCTCGGCGCCAGCGGCGGCGTGGGTACGGCCTGCGTGGTGCTGGCGAAACACCTCGGCGCGGAAGTGATTGCCTGCGCGGGCAGCGATGAGAAAGCCGCCGCCCTGAAAGCGCTCGGCGCGGATCGGGTGGTCAATTACCGCGAACAGGATTTCTCGCGCTGGGCGATCGAGCAATATGGCAAACCGCAGCGCCGCACCTATGAAGGTGGCGTGGATGTGGTGATTAACTTTACCGGCGGCGACACCTGGCGCCCGTCGCTCAAATGCCTGAAACGCGGCGGCACGCTGCTGGTGTGCGGCGCGACGGCAGGTTACGACCCGCAGGAAGATCTGCGCTACGTCTGGAGTTTTGAACTCAATATCAAAGGTTCCAATAGCTTCTATGCCGAGGATCTCACCGCGCTGCTGGAGATGGTGGCGAATGAACAAATCAAACCGTTAATCGACCGGGTGCTCCCGCTGGAAGAAGCGGCGGAAGGGTTGCGGTTGATCCGCGATCGTGAAGTGTTGGGCAAAGTGATTGTTAAACCATAA
- a CDS encoding ABC transporter substrate-binding protein, with the protein MKKLLVISTLLAALLPQISLAAGKVRIGYWTSGVSLGYGSVLESQDFLKKRGVDAEFVHFPDVNAPLKALASGSIDLAFGAPVAGVFSVASEGVPVKIFAATQPADVAFVVPQGSPITSLAQLKGKKVGMSPAGSSVAVIGTTLLQENAGIAANQFSLVGGNESRLAQFLAQKQVDGAALRTLTVNQLPELKLTVISTFADEWKKLTHSDALPYIGVGAVRSELIEQQPQTVANVVAALRDTLDWGRRHPDEVVKILKSKASLPEDQARAYVQLWDRMNQMSFEPADIDTLKREHAVLLSSGAIKGGLSDSLFDARPYLAAKNSK; encoded by the coding sequence ATGAAAAAGCTGTTGGTTATTTCCACACTGCTGGCGGCATTGCTGCCGCAAATAAGCCTCGCCGCCGGTAAGGTGCGCATCGGGTATTGGACTTCTGGCGTAAGCCTCGGCTATGGGTCGGTGCTGGAAAGTCAGGACTTTTTGAAAAAACGCGGCGTGGATGCCGAGTTTGTTCACTTCCCGGATGTCAATGCGCCGCTGAAAGCGCTGGCTTCTGGCTCCATTGATCTGGCGTTTGGCGCGCCGGTGGCGGGCGTGTTTAGCGTCGCTTCTGAAGGCGTACCGGTAAAAATCTTTGCCGCCACCCAGCCCGCGGATGTGGCCTTTGTGGTGCCGCAAGGCTCGCCGATTACCTCGCTCGCGCAACTGAAAGGCAAGAAAGTCGGTATGTCGCCCGCCGGTTCGTCGGTGGCGGTGATTGGCACCACGCTGTTGCAGGAAAACGCCGGTATCGCCGCCAATCAATTCTCGCTGGTCGGCGGCAATGAATCCCGCCTGGCGCAGTTCCTCGCGCAAAAACAGGTGGATGGCGCCGCGCTGCGCACGCTGACGGTGAACCAACTGCCGGAACTGAAACTGACCGTTATCAGCACCTTTGCGGATGAGTGGAAAAAACTCACCCACAGCGATGCCCTGCCCTATATCGGCGTTGGCGCCGTGCGCAGTGAACTGATTGAGCAACAACCACAAACCGTGGCGAACGTGGTTGCCGCCCTGCGCGACACCCTCGACTGGGGACGCCGCCACCCGGATGAGGTGGTGAAGATCCTGAAAAGCAAAGCCAGCCTGCCGGAAGACCAGGCGCGCGCTTACGTCCAGCTCTGGGATCGCATGAACCAGATGTCCTTTGAACCAGCCGACATCGACACCCTGAAACGTGAACACGCCGTGCTGTTAAGCAGCGGTGCCATAAAAGGCGGGCTTAGTGACAGCCTGTTCGACGCTCGCCCATATCTGGCGGCAAAAAATAGCAAATAG
- a CDS encoding ABC transporter permease yields the protein MNLLTRTFSLVLQRLAMLLLFLVGWWLASQHLPAFVLPGPATTWQALVALWQGDNLLHDVRVTFGRVASGFLLAALVGTVGGLALGASARVARFFEPLLAVFNTVSSAIWAIFAIIWFGISDATTIFVVFMTAMPLILTNVWQGAQNVDAHFVELARSFRMSRWQTLRKVYLPTILPYFFSGARLAFGFGWRVSLVAETLGSSDGIGYRLRQAGDLVQTSQVFAWTLLLVSLMLLLEGGLLKPLERHLFRWKKRA from the coding sequence ATGAACCTGCTGACCCGCACCTTCAGCCTGGTGCTGCAACGGCTGGCGATGTTACTGCTGTTTCTTGTCGGCTGGTGGCTGGCCTCGCAGCATCTTCCGGCGTTTGTTTTACCTGGACCGGCGACCACCTGGCAGGCGCTAGTGGCGCTGTGGCAAGGCGATAACCTGCTGCACGATGTGCGTGTGACATTTGGTCGCGTGGCCTCGGGCTTTTTACTCGCCGCGCTGGTCGGCACGGTCGGTGGCCTGGCGCTCGGCGCCAGTGCGCGGGTAGCGCGTTTCTTCGAGCCGCTGCTGGCGGTGTTCAACACCGTGTCTTCCGCCATTTGGGCCATTTTCGCCATTATCTGGTTCGGCATTTCCGACGCCACCACCATTTTCGTGGTGTTTATGACCGCCATGCCGCTGATCCTCACCAATGTCTGGCAAGGGGCGCAAAACGTCGACGCGCACTTTGTCGAGCTGGCGCGCAGCTTTCGCATGAGCCGCTGGCAAACGCTGCGCAAAGTTTATCTGCCCACCATTTTGCCTTATTTCTTCTCCGGCGCGCGGCTGGCCTTTGGTTTCGGCTGGCGCGTCTCACTGGTCGCCGAAACGCTCGGTTCGTCCGACGGCATTGGCTATCGCCTGCGCCAGGCGGGCGATCTGGTGCAAACCAGCCAGGTGTTCGCCTGGACGCTGTTACTCGTTTCATTGATGTTGCTGCTCGAAGGCGGGTTGTTAAAACCGCTGGAGCGACATCTTTTTCGCTGGAAAAAACGCGCATAA
- a CDS encoding ABC transporter ATP-binding protein yields the protein MTISTLPDTQKSIALLAVSKSFAAQKVLENISLTIQRGEIVALLGASGGGKSTLLNIMSGLLPADSGEILLQGVPSEKFQHWQRVAYLFQEDRLLPWRTVEQNVHFGLENSGLDAKTRRQRVAEALELVGLAEFIRHWPHQLSGGMRSRVALARSLVVQPEILLMDEPFSRLDPQTRSAMHDELLRIQHLTGMTVVLVTHDVEEAVVLADRVLILKPHPGRLHNETPLDLPRPRIATHPAVNEQIRLLRLEV from the coding sequence GTGACAATATCTACCCTACCTGATACGCAAAAAAGTATTGCGCTGTTGGCGGTGAGCAAATCCTTTGCCGCGCAAAAGGTGCTGGAGAATATTTCGCTGACCATCCAGCGCGGTGAAATTGTCGCGCTGCTTGGCGCGTCCGGCGGCGGAAAAAGCACCCTGCTGAATATCATGTCCGGCTTATTGCCCGCCGACAGCGGCGAGATCCTGTTGCAAGGTGTGCCATCTGAGAAGTTTCAACACTGGCAGCGCGTCGCTTATCTGTTTCAGGAAGATCGCCTGCTGCCGTGGCGCACCGTCGAACAGAATGTTCATTTCGGTCTGGAAAACAGCGGCCTCGACGCCAAAACGCGTCGGCAACGCGTCGCTGAGGCGCTCGAATTAGTCGGCCTCGCCGAGTTCATCCGCCACTGGCCGCATCAGCTTTCCGGCGGCATGCGCAGCCGCGTGGCGCTGGCACGCAGCCTTGTGGTGCAGCCCGAAATTTTGCTGATGGACGAACCCTTTTCGCGCCTCGATCCGCAAACCCGTAGCGCGATGCATGACGAGTTATTGCGCATTCAGCACCTGACCGGCATGACCGTGGTGCTGGTCACGCACGATGTGGAAGAAGCGGTGGTGCTCGCCGACCGCGTGCTGATCCTCAAACCGCATCCGGGGCGTTTACACAATGAAACCCCGCTTGATTTGCCACGCCCGCGCATTGCCACTCATCCCGCGGTCAATGAGCAGATCCGCCTGCTGCGTCTGGAGGTATGA
- a CDS encoding GntR family transcriptional regulator, translated as MTNSLSLSEQAYHTLRRDILTCQMMPGTLVTESELMERYQLGKSTCRLALARLSHDFLVESRPRKGYRIAPITLQDVEEIFTLRAQLEPLAARLAVRKVDIDLLRKLEADCRIELTAPLSTRIDVFMNANKRFHLAIAEATGNSHLIRTLSGLMDEMARLVALGFNVQGTKPEIKHDHNAMIEAFIEGDAKRVEFIARRHIETFQAMTLEKIYATLSKEGTLLPVLFQEAVE; from the coding sequence GTGACGAATTCTTTATCTTTAAGCGAACAGGCTTATCACACTCTGCGTCGCGATATTCTGACCTGCCAGATGATGCCCGGCACGCTGGTCACAGAATCTGAATTGATGGAACGTTACCAGTTAGGCAAAAGCACCTGTCGGCTGGCGCTGGCGCGCCTCAGCCATGATTTTTTGGTGGAGTCGCGCCCGCGTAAAGGCTACCGCATTGCGCCGATCACCTTACAGGATGTGGAAGAGATTTTTACCCTGCGCGCTCAGCTTGAGCCGCTGGCGGCAAGGCTTGCGGTACGTAAAGTGGATATTGATTTGCTGCGCAAGCTGGAAGCGGATTGCCGCATCGAATTAACCGCGCCGCTTTCCACGCGCATCGACGTGTTTATGAATGCCAACAAACGCTTTCATTTAGCCATTGCCGAAGCCACCGGCAATAGTCATTTAATTCGTACTTTATCTGGCTTAATGGATGAAATGGCGCGTCTGGTGGCATTAGGATTTAACGTGCAAGGCACCAAGCCGGAAATAAAACACGACCATAACGCAATGATTGAGGCATTTATTGAAGGCGACGCCAAACGCGTCGAATTTATTGCCCGACGCCATATCGAAACATTCCAGGCTATGACCCTGGAAAAGATTTACGCGACATTAAGTAAAGAAGGCACATTATTACCGGTGTTATTTCAGGAGGCCGTCGAGTGA
- a CDS encoding ABC transporter substrate-binding protein yields the protein MHIKYWLPSLLFIAAQAQALDEVTVALAIPPAVHDGAPYAAAEELGLFKEQNLSVKLLVFQGAGALLPQVASKRVTFGYPVSEPVISSYFNGKNPLPLRYFYNGTPSQTMEYTVLADSPIKTLSDLKGKKIGVGSLTWGTIPGSRAALREAGLEPGKNVEFVAVGSLGSGFQVLRSKQVDALNFNSSWGDIFEFTGTKIRRIAYPDVFQETPGNGFIAHIDTFTQQPDLIRRFGRAYTEAQYVCEINPDFCVRAFWRQHPESKPADADGKGLSDARTLLIRRLERTLYRADGTRRVPGEYDVAVIRRAINAMAAAGEYPRGDVPVERIFSNQFVSAFNDFDKNALRSKAEAAK from the coding sequence ATGCATATTAAATATTGGCTGCCGTCACTTTTATTCATCGCCGCCCAGGCGCAGGCGCTCGATGAGGTGACCGTCGCGCTGGCGATCCCCCCGGCGGTACATGACGGCGCGCCGTATGCGGCAGCCGAGGAATTGGGGTTATTTAAAGAGCAAAATCTGTCGGTAAAACTGCTGGTGTTTCAGGGCGCGGGCGCGTTGTTGCCGCAGGTCGCCAGCAAGCGCGTCACCTTTGGCTATCCGGTGTCGGAACCGGTTATTTCCAGCTACTTCAACGGTAAAAACCCGCTGCCGCTGCGCTACTTCTATAACGGCACGCCGAGCCAGACCATGGAATACACCGTGCTGGCGGACTCGCCGATCAAAACCCTCAGCGACCTGAAAGGCAAAAAAATCGGCGTCGGTTCCTTGACCTGGGGAACGATACCCGGTAGCCGCGCTGCTCTGCGCGAAGCCGGGCTGGAGCCGGGCAAGAATGTTGAATTTGTCGCCGTCGGTTCGCTCGGTTCGGGCTTCCAGGTGTTGCGCAGCAAGCAGGTGGATGCGCTCAATTTCAACAGTAGCTGGGGCGACATCTTCGAGTTCACCGGCACGAAAATCCGCCGCATCGCCTACCCGGATGTCTTTCAGGAAACGCCCGGAAACGGGTTTATCGCTCACATCGACACCTTCACCCAGCAACCGGATCTGATTCGCCGCTTTGGTCGCGCCTATACCGAAGCGCAGTACGTCTGTGAGATTAACCCGGATTTCTGCGTGCGCGCCTTCTGGCGACAGCACCCGGAAAGCAAACCGGCGGATGCCGACGGCAAAGGGCTTAGCGATGCGCGAACGCTGCTGATCCGGCGTCTGGAACGCACGTTGTACCGCGCAGACGGCACACGCCGGGTGCCTGGCGAATATGATGTCGCAGTGATCCGTCGCGCCATTAATGCAATGGCTGCTGCAGGCGAATACCCGCGCGGCGATGTGCCCGTCGAGCGTATTTTCTCTAACCAGTTTGTCAGCGCGTTTAATGACTTTGATAAAAACGCGCTGCGTAGCAAAGCGGAGGCCGCGAAATGA